The Aurantiacibacter gangjinensis genome includes a region encoding these proteins:
- a CDS encoding M16 family metallopeptidase — MTLFSRAIRVLVPLAIVLPVPALAQAPCTIQATEAVDNPEYARPDDPWIYRGTDIPVDEQWLFGELPNGVRYAVRENGVPPCQASLRIAIDAGSLHERDEERGFAHLVEHLVFRESRDFGPGEAIPHFQRMGASLGADTNATTSPTQTVYKLDLPNATRTTLDESVNLFAGMVLEPALSSENLAMDVPIVLSERRERAGPALRIQEGTTATFFAGQRLANRSPIGTVETLQGATQEAVRAFHSRWYRPENAVVVLVADADVNVLAAMVERHFADWEGEGPVTPAPDFGDPVAPAGADPANPVGETLVIVEQGLPRSITYGVMRPWVEIVDNLEYNRYNLLFDVGAAVINRRLENRARAGGSFLAAQVGRDKVSRSVDAAFVSITPIGDDWEAALADVRGVIADAMATPPSQDEIDQAVSNIDVAFTNWVEQSRIQAGSQLADTVVGAVDIREAIASPETFLDVFRSVSPRFTPEEVLQATQTLFTGDVIRTVMLSPDPLVSSAQLRAAMQMPAVADASGRESAEAINFADLPPVGTPVAPSVSEPLGVLNVERLTFPNGVRALIYPTTNEPGRVTVRVRFGAGWRGFEADEAVYAELGPMALVNSGVGPLRQNELDRVAAGSLLSFDFAINDGHFLFQGLTRQEDLANQLYLFAAKLAQPGWDPAPVERAIASMRLAYDSYGRDPNGVLTRDLDWLLRDRDPRFATPTPADLDAASPEGFRRTWSRLLSQGPVEVAVFGDIDRQATVDALAATFGALPPRVPLAPEVENRSMSFPEADTVRLTHTGDADQSAAVIAWPTAGGSDGLTQSRKLDILAQVFSNRLIDGLRERAGAAYSPFVVSDWPLDLDTGGTIFALVQIDPSLMDAFFDEAETIAQDLAANGPTADELERVVEPVRQRIERASTGHTFWLNQLQGSAFDPNRALYLRTLLNDYVNATPQEVQALAQRYLTSREGFRIAVVPEAGAAGGAGAATAR; from the coding sequence ATGACCCTATTTTCGCGCGCAATTCGCGTCCTAGTTCCGCTCGCCATTGTCCTTCCCGTGCCGGCTCTGGCGCAGGCTCCCTGTACGATCCAGGCGACCGAAGCGGTCGACAATCCAGAATATGCGCGGCCCGACGATCCTTGGATCTATCGCGGCACCGATATCCCGGTGGACGAGCAATGGCTGTTCGGTGAGCTGCCCAATGGCGTGCGCTATGCCGTGCGCGAAAACGGCGTGCCGCCGTGCCAGGCGAGCTTGCGCATCGCCATCGATGCAGGCTCTTTGCATGAGCGGGACGAGGAGCGCGGCTTTGCGCACCTTGTGGAACACCTCGTCTTCCGCGAATCGCGCGATTTCGGCCCGGGTGAGGCCATTCCGCATTTCCAGCGTATGGGCGCATCGCTGGGCGCTGATACCAACGCTACGACCAGCCCGACGCAGACGGTCTATAAGCTGGACCTGCCCAATGCCACCCGCACCACGCTGGATGAAAGCGTGAACCTGTTTGCCGGCATGGTGCTGGAGCCTGCGCTCTCGAGCGAGAACCTCGCCATGGACGTGCCTATCGTGCTGTCCGAACGGCGCGAGCGGGCGGGGCCTGCCCTGCGTATCCAGGAAGGCACCACCGCGACGTTCTTTGCCGGACAGCGCCTTGCCAATCGCAGCCCGATCGGCACGGTGGAGACGCTGCAGGGCGCTACGCAGGAGGCGGTGCGCGCCTTCCATTCGCGCTGGTATCGCCCAGAAAACGCGGTCGTGGTGCTGGTGGCCGATGCAGATGTGAACGTGCTGGCCGCCATGGTTGAACGTCATTTCGCCGATTGGGAAGGCGAAGGGCCGGTCACTCCCGCGCCCGATTTCGGCGATCCGGTGGCGCCTGCCGGGGCCGATCCGGCCAATCCGGTGGGCGAGACGCTGGTGATCGTCGAACAGGGCCTGCCGCGTTCCATCACTTATGGCGTGATGCGGCCTTGGGTCGAGATCGTCGATAACCTCGAATACAACCGCTACAACCTGCTGTTCGATGTGGGCGCTGCCGTGATCAACCGGCGGCTGGAAAATCGCGCCCGCGCTGGTGGTAGTTTCCTCGCTGCGCAGGTGGGCCGCGACAAGGTGAGCCGCAGCGTGGATGCCGCTTTCGTGTCTATCACGCCCATTGGCGACGATTGGGAAGCGGCGCTGGCCGATGTGCGCGGCGTGATTGCCGACGCGATGGCAACGCCTCCCAGCCAGGACGAGATCGACCAAGCGGTCTCCAACATCGATGTCGCCTTCACCAACTGGGTGGAGCAATCGCGCATCCAGGCAGGTTCGCAACTGGCCGATACGGTTGTGGGCGCGGTCGACATTCGCGAGGCTATCGCCAGCCCCGAGACATTCCTCGATGTATTCCGCTCGGTCAGCCCGCGCTTCACGCCCGAAGAAGTGCTGCAGGCGACGCAGACCTTGTTTACAGGCGATGTGATCCGCACCGTCATGCTCTCGCCCGATCCGCTCGTCAGCAGCGCACAATTGCGCGCGGCGATGCAGATGCCTGCCGTGGCCGATGCCTCCGGCCGGGAAAGCGCCGAGGCGATCAATTTCGCCGACCTGCCGCCCGTCGGAACACCCGTCGCGCCCAGCGTCAGCGAGCCGCTTGGCGTGCTGAATGTGGAGCGGCTGACATTCCCCAATGGCGTGCGAGCGCTGATCTATCCGACCACCAACGAACCGGGCCGAGTGACCGTGCGCGTGCGCTTCGGCGCAGGCTGGCGCGGTTTCGAGGCAGATGAAGCGGTCTATGCCGAACTCGGCCCGATGGCGCTGGTCAATTCGGGCGTTGGCCCGTTGCGCCAGAACGAGCTGGACCGCGTGGCGGCGGGCAGCCTGCTGAGCTTCGATTTCGCGATCAATGACGGGCATTTCCTGTTCCAGGGGCTGACCCGGCAGGAAGACCTGGCCAACCAGCTTTACCTGTTCGCTGCCAAGCTGGCGCAGCCGGGCTGGGATCCGGCTCCGGTGGAGCGGGCGATCGCCAGCATGCGGCTGGCCTATGACAGCTATGGCCGCGATCCCAATGGCGTGCTGACGCGCGACCTCGACTGGTTGCTGCGGGATCGCGATCCGCGTTTCGCCACGCCTACGCCTGCCGATCTGGATGCCGCCTCGCCCGAAGGGTTTCGCCGCACATGGTCGCGCCTGCTCTCGCAGGGTCCCGTGGAGGTAGCCGTCTTCGGCGATATCGACCGGCAGGCGACCGTCGATGCTCTGGCCGCCACCTTCGGCGCCTTGCCGCCGCGCGTGCCGCTGGCGCCCGAGGTCGAAAACCGCAGCATGTCTTTCCCCGAAGCGGACACCGTACGGCTGACCCATACCGGCGATGCCGACCAGTCCGCCGCCGTGATCGCTTGGCCGACCGCGGGCGGGTCCGACGGACTGACCCAGAGCCGCAAGCTGGATATCCTGGCGCAGGTCTTCTCCAACCGCCTGATCGACGGACTGCGCGAGCGGGCCGGCGCGGCCTATTCGCCCTTCGTGGTGTCGGACTGGCCGCTGGATCTGGACACGGGCGGCACGATCTTCGCGCTGGTGCAGATCGACCCGTCGCTGATGGATGCCTTCTTCGACGAGGCCGAAACCATCGCGCAGGATCTTGCTGCCAATGGTCCGACGGCGGACGAGCTGGAGCGGGTGGTGGAACCTGTGCGGCAGCGGATCGAGCGGGCCAGCACCGGTCACACCTTCTGGCTCAACCAGCTGCAGGGCAGTGCTTTCGATCCCAATCGCGCGCTCTATCTGCGCACACTGCTGAACGATTATGTGAACGCGACGCCGCAGGAAGTGCAGGCCCTGGCGCAGCGCTACCTGACATCGCGCGAAGGGTTCCGCATCGCCGTGGTGCCCGAAGCGGGCGCTGCTGGCGGTGCAGGGGCGGCAACCGCGCGCTGA
- a CDS encoding sensor domain-containing diguanylate cyclase, protein MNALVWAVLALASVALRDEAGATVLLWMPSGITVGALFAAPVRRWPTILCTFFPVQVAVFTFNGTAPGMAALYSLAALSQASVAAWLSVRVLESRRNEPSRFRQVVGLFGAAMIGSLVGTCLAFGMRDEQTLAEFSWWFFANVIGIMTVAPIYLKIRRALLTRGRGINREAVRELALVIPLFGLLSFLVLEYQTLALAPLVVTALVLITFRYGHQSSAISVLAFAVAATVVSMHHGNAAPAADLSQREATLTLQAWMMILLATRLPLAAMMARSEGLQMELLERNAQMHESLMLFDLAEETAGIGRWRLNLVTGEQDWSPKMLELTGIPENLGPDPGDVSDMMPDGGEEFYGAIRDNRENRDTYSFSYRVKPPNQTERILRIAILNEFDLTGKRISVFGVAMDVTEQVRREEALDLARSRAVRLAAEAQKLANTDPLTSLPNRRCTFGRLESMIEVAETRDGALAAIMFDVDHFKQVNDVYGHQTGDEVLVQVAELARRQARSGDLVGRIGGEEFVWLLPGISEDASPRLAERLRRSVESGIEGSTLPDVTVSIGIANFRKGDSGESLLARADAALYEAKESGRNQVKRAA, encoded by the coding sequence GTGAACGCCCTCGTCTGGGCGGTGCTGGCGCTCGCCAGCGTGGCGCTGCGCGATGAGGCGGGCGCGACTGTGCTGTTGTGGATGCCTTCCGGTATTACCGTTGGCGCGCTATTCGCCGCCCCGGTGCGTCGCTGGCCCACTATCCTGTGCACCTTCTTCCCCGTGCAGGTCGCGGTTTTCACGTTCAATGGCACGGCACCGGGAATGGCTGCGCTTTATTCGCTCGCTGCCCTTTCCCAGGCGAGCGTCGCCGCCTGGCTCAGCGTGCGCGTGCTGGAAAGCCGTCGCAATGAGCCCAGCAGGTTTCGCCAGGTTGTAGGACTGTTCGGCGCGGCCATGATAGGCTCGCTGGTGGGCACCTGCCTTGCCTTCGGCATGCGTGACGAACAGACCCTGGCGGAATTCAGCTGGTGGTTCTTCGCCAATGTCATCGGCATCATGACGGTGGCGCCGATCTACTTGAAGATTCGCCGCGCCTTGCTGACCCGCGGACGCGGCATCAACCGCGAGGCGGTGCGCGAGCTGGCGCTGGTTATACCGCTCTTCGGCTTGCTCAGCTTCCTGGTGCTGGAATACCAGACGCTGGCCTTGGCTCCGCTTGTTGTCACGGCGCTGGTGCTCATAACCTTTCGCTACGGTCACCAGTCGTCAGCCATTTCCGTACTGGCCTTTGCCGTCGCGGCGACTGTGGTCAGCATGCATCACGGCAATGCCGCGCCTGCGGCAGACCTCTCGCAGCGCGAGGCAACGCTTACGCTTCAGGCGTGGATGATGATCCTGCTCGCCACGCGCCTGCCGCTGGCCGCCATGATGGCGCGCAGCGAGGGCCTGCAAATGGAATTGCTGGAGCGCAATGCGCAGATGCATGAAAGCCTGATGCTGTTCGATCTGGCGGAGGAAACGGCGGGTATCGGCCGCTGGCGGCTTAACCTCGTGACCGGAGAGCAGGATTGGTCTCCCAAGATGCTTGAGCTGACGGGCATTCCCGAAAATCTCGGCCCCGATCCGGGCGATGTCAGCGATATGATGCCCGATGGCGGGGAAGAGTTTTACGGCGCAATCCGCGACAACCGTGAGAACCGCGACACTTACAGTTTCTCGTATCGCGTGAAGCCGCCCAACCAGACCGAACGCATCCTGCGCATCGCCATCCTCAACGAATTCGACTTGACCGGAAAGCGCATCAGCGTGTTCGGTGTGGCGATGGATGTGACCGAGCAGGTGCGCCGCGAGGAAGCGCTGGACCTTGCCCGCAGCCGCGCCGTGCGACTGGCAGCAGAGGCTCAGAAGCTCGCCAACACCGATCCGCTCACCAGCCTGCCCAATCGCCGCTGCACATTCGGACGGCTGGAATCGATGATTGAGGTCGCCGAAACCCGCGACGGCGCGCTGGCGGCAATTATGTTCGATGTCGACCATTTCAAGCAGGTCAACGATGTCTACGGCCACCAGACCGGCGACGAAGTGCTGGTGCAGGTCGCCGAACTGGCGCGCAGGCAGGCGCGCTCCGGCGACCTCGTGGGGCGCATCGGCGGGGAGGAATTCGTCTGGCTGTTGCCGGGGATCTCCGAAGACGCTTCGCCACGGCTGGCCGAGCGCCTTCGCCGCTCGGTGGAAAGCGGGATCGAGGGATCGACCTTGCCCGATGTCACCGTCAGCATCGGCATTGCCAATTTCCGCAAGGGCGACAGCGGGGAAAGCCTGCTGGCGCGTGCCGATGCCGCGCTTTACGAAGCCAAGGAAAGCGGCCGCAACCAGGTGAAGCGCGCCGCCTGA
- a CDS encoding NifU family protein — MFIETETTPNPATLKFMPGRAVMPSGTRDFASPEEAEASPLAQALFDTGEVTGVFFGGDFVSVTAAPGVNWSDLKPQVVAVLLDHFVSEAPLFAGGDASGFTVPPEADDAEMGDDEGTEDIVAQIKELIETRVRPAVANDGGDIRYRGFRDGVVYLQMQGACSGCPSSTATLKHGIEGLLKHYVPEVSEVRAA; from the coding sequence ATGTTCATCGAGACCGAAACCACGCCCAATCCCGCCACGCTCAAATTCATGCCGGGCCGCGCCGTCATGCCATCGGGCACGCGCGATTTCGCCTCGCCGGAAGAAGCGGAAGCCAGCCCGCTGGCACAGGCGCTGTTCGACACCGGCGAAGTGACCGGCGTTTTCTTCGGCGGCGATTTCGTGTCCGTCACTGCAGCGCCGGGCGTCAACTGGTCTGACCTGAAACCGCAAGTCGTCGCCGTTTTGCTCGACCATTTCGTCTCCGAAGCCCCGCTTTTCGCTGGCGGCGATGCAAGCGGTTTTACGGTCCCTCCCGAAGCCGACGACGCCGAAATGGGCGATGACGAGGGCACGGAAGATATCGTCGCGCAGATCAAGGAACTGATCGAAACGCGCGTGCGCCCTGCCGTGGCGAACGATGGCGGCGACATCCGCTATCGCGGCTTTCGCGATGGCGTGGTCTATCTGCAAATGCAGGGCGCGTGCTCCGGCTGTCCCAGCTCCACCGCCACCCTCAAGCATGGCATCGAAGGCCTGCTGAAGCATTACGTGCCCGAAGTGAGCGAAGTGCGCGCCGCGTGA
- a CDS encoding class II 3-deoxy-7-phosphoheptulonate synthase: protein MAQNWTPDSWKADRFIAKHLPRYEDAAGLVEAEQTLAGYPPLVFAGEARDLKASLADVAEGNAFLLQGGDCAESFAEFSPNTIRDTFRVILQMAVVMTFAGKMPVVKVGRMAGQFAKPRSSDTETRGDVTLPSYFGDNVNAIEFEAEGRRNDPQRMVRAYSQSAATLNLLRAFAGGGYANLRQVHQWTLDFMGRSEWAEQFRQIADRIGEALDFMEACGIDIHDQPQLKTANFYTSHEALLLPYEQAMTRQDSLTGDWYDTSAHFLWIGDRTRFIDSAHVEFLRGVRNPIGVKCGPSLEPDALLEMLDVLNPAREAGRITLISRFGAGKVEDGLPPLVRAVSREGHPVVWSCDPMHGNVVKSESGFKTRPFDRILSEVRGFFAVHRDEGTHAGGIHIEMTGQDVTECTGGSVAITDAGLADRYHTHCDPRLNAAQSLELAFLLADMLNAELSDSRKDAA, encoded by the coding sequence GTGGCACAGAACTGGACTCCCGATAGCTGGAAAGCAGACCGCTTCATCGCCAAGCACCTGCCGCGCTATGAGGATGCTGCTGGCTTGGTCGAGGCCGAACAGACGCTTGCCGGCTATCCGCCGCTCGTTTTCGCAGGCGAAGCGCGCGACCTGAAAGCCTCGCTTGCCGATGTGGCGGAGGGCAACGCCTTCCTGCTGCAAGGCGGGGATTGTGCGGAAAGTTTCGCCGAATTCAGCCCCAACACCATCCGCGATACGTTTCGCGTCATCCTGCAAATGGCGGTGGTGATGACGTTTGCCGGCAAGATGCCGGTGGTGAAGGTGGGCCGCATGGCAGGCCAGTTCGCCAAGCCGCGCAGCTCGGATACCGAAACGCGCGGCGATGTGACGCTGCCCAGCTATTTCGGCGATAACGTAAACGCCATCGAGTTCGAGGCGGAGGGCAGGCGCAACGATCCGCAGCGCATGGTGCGCGCCTATTCACAATCTGCCGCGACGCTCAACCTGCTGCGCGCCTTTGCGGGCGGCGGCTACGCCAATCTGCGGCAAGTTCACCAGTGGACGCTCGATTTCATGGGCCGCAGCGAATGGGCGGAGCAATTCCGCCAGATCGCCGACCGCATCGGCGAAGCGCTCGATTTCATGGAAGCGTGCGGCATCGACATCCACGACCAGCCGCAGCTCAAGACCGCCAATTTCTATACCAGTCACGAGGCGCTGCTGTTGCCTTACGAGCAGGCGATGACGCGGCAGGATTCGCTGACCGGCGACTGGTACGACACCTCCGCCCACTTCCTGTGGATCGGGGACCGTACCCGCTTCATCGATAGCGCGCATGTCGAATTCCTGCGCGGCGTGCGCAATCCCATCGGCGTGAAATGCGGCCCCTCGCTAGAGCCGGACGCGCTGCTGGAAATGCTCGACGTGCTGAATCCGGCGCGCGAGGCGGGGCGCATAACCCTCATCAGCCGGTTCGGCGCGGGCAAGGTGGAGGATGGCCTGCCGCCCCTGGTGCGGGCGGTCAGCCGGGAAGGGCATCCGGTGGTGTGGAGCTGCGACCCGATGCACGGCAATGTCGTAAAATCCGAAAGCGGCTTCAAGACGCGGCCTTTCGATCGCATCCTGTCCGAAGTGCGCGGGTTCTTCGCCGTGCACCGCGACGAGGGAACGCATGCCGGTGGCATCCATATCGAAATGACCGGGCAGGATGTGACGGAATGCACGGGCGGATCGGTGGCCATCACCGATGCCGGGCTCGCCGATCGCTATCACACCCATTGCGACCCGCGCCTCAACGCCGCGCAGTCGCTGGAGCTGGCCTTCCTGCTGGCCGACATGCTGAATGCAGAGCTGTCCGATAGCCGCAAGGACGCTGCCTGA